DNA from Agathobaculum sp. NTUH-O15-33:
TTTGGTCAAATTGAAGCTTAGCTTCAATTTTCAATTTTATTGCGCGCTGTGGCGCGAAGGCTTTTTGACAAGCTGTGCAGCCGGTCGAAACGATGTTTCGGCCGGCTGTGTTTTTCTCTTGTGTTTTATGTCCTTTTTGGCTATAATAAAGGGTAACGGGAAATAAAAGGAGCGGAAAAGCAATGGAGAAAAAACCGTATTATATATCGACGGCGATCGCCTATACCTCGGCCAAGCCGCATATCGGCAATACGTATGAAATCGTGTTGGCGGATGCGATCGCGCGTTATAAGCGCATGACGGGGTACGAAGTCTATTTCCAGACCGGCACCGATGAGCATGGCCAGAAAATTCAGGAAAGGGCCGAGGCCGCCGGTATTTCGCCCCAGCAGCATGTGGACAATGTGGCGGGGGAAGTGCGCCGCATCTGGGACCTCATGAACACCACCTACGATAAGTTTGTCCGCACGACCGATCCGATGCACGAAAAAAAGGTGCAGCGCATCTTCAAAAAGCTGTACGATCAGGGCGATATCTACAAGGGCAGCTATAAGGGCAAGTACTGCAAGCCCTGCGAATCCTTCTGGACGGACAGCCAGCTCAAGGACGGCTGCTGCCCGGATTGCGGACGCCCCGTGGTGGACGCGGAGGAAGAAGCCTACTTCTTTAAAATGAGCAAATACGCCGACCGGCTGATGAAGCATATCGAGGAGCATCCCGAGTTCATCCAGCCCGAGAGCCGCAAAAACGAGATGGTCAACAACTTCCTAAAGCCCGGCTTGCAGGATCTGTGCGTGTCGCGCACCTCGTTCTCATGGGGCATTCCGGTGGATTTTGACCCCGGCCACGTCGTTTACGTTTGGCTGGACGCGCTGACCAACTATATCACCTTCTGCGGCTACGACCCGGACGGCAGCCACGATGAGCATTATAAAAAATTCTGGCCGGCGGATGTGCACCTGATCGGTAAGGACATTATCCGGTTCCATACCATTTATTGGCCGATCTTCCTGATGGCGCTGGGCGAAGAGCTGCCGAAGCAGGTGTTCGGCCACCCGTGGCTGTTGGTGGGCGATGGGAAAATGTCCAAATCGCTCGGCAACGTGATCTACGCGGACGATCTGGTGCGCCTGTTCGGCGTGGATGCGGTGCGCTACTATGTGCTGCATGAAATGCCCTTTGGCAACGACGGCGTCATTTCGTACGAGCTGATCTGCGAGCGCATCAATTCCGAGCTGGCCAACGTGCTGGGCAATTTGGTGAACCGCACAATCGCCATGACGAAAAAGTATTTCGGCGGCGTTATCCCCGCGCCCGAAGCCGCCGAACCGGTGGATGAGGAACTGAAAAGCCTCGCGCTCGCCCTGCCCACGGCTGTGGAAAAGCGCATGTCGGGCCTGCACGTGGCGGATGCGATCGACGAAATTTTCAC
Protein-coding regions in this window:
- the metG gene encoding methionine--tRNA ligase, translated to MEKKPYYISTAIAYTSAKPHIGNTYEIVLADAIARYKRMTGYEVYFQTGTDEHGQKIQERAEAAGISPQQHVDNVAGEVRRIWDLMNTTYDKFVRTTDPMHEKKVQRIFKKLYDQGDIYKGSYKGKYCKPCESFWTDSQLKDGCCPDCGRPVVDAEEEAYFFKMSKYADRLMKHIEEHPEFIQPESRKNEMVNNFLKPGLQDLCVSRTSFSWGIPVDFDPGHVVYVWLDALTNYITFCGYDPDGSHDEHYKKFWPADVHLIGKDIIRFHTIYWPIFLMALGEELPKQVFGHPWLLVGDGKMSKSLGNVIYADDLVRLFGVDAVRYYVLHEMPFGNDGVISYELICERINSELANVLGNLVNRTIAMTKKYFGGVIPAPEAAEPVDEELKSLALALPTAVEKRMSGLHVADAIDEIFTLLRRSNKYIDETMPWALAKDEAKKARLGTVLYNLLESIRFAAVELAPYLPETADKIFAQLNVENKGVESLNSFNGMPVGGSVGEASILFERIDIPKKLTEIEEENAAKNPPAVTFLPDIAFDDFCKVDMTVCKVLACENVKKSEKLLKFQLDDGSGKPRQILSGIAKYYKAEELVGKTVVAVTNLPPRKMMGQESCGMLLSAEKDEKLNLLMLDDGIPAGAKLC